Part of the Anas platyrhynchos isolate ZD024472 breed Pekin duck chromosome 12, IASCAAS_PekinDuck_T2T, whole genome shotgun sequence genome, TTTAGATGGAGACTCTGAAGAAGGATTTTGATCAGCTCCATAAGGAATATCAAACACTGCTGGAAATTCAGAGAGAGACTGCAGAAGAGCGAGACAACTTCTTCACTGAACTCCAGCAAGCTCAGCGCAGTTGCACACCTCGGCCAAACTGGGCAAAGTGTTCAGGTGCCACCTGTATTCAGCTCATCTTTAACCTCTTTGCTGTGGTATATTTCTTACCTGCAACATCCCGTTTTCTCCTAGGCTTTTAGTGAAGCAGCctgagagagagggagagagaggagctTGCAGGCTATTCCATTTTGCCTTAGATATCATAGGAGACAAACTGGATGTCTAGAGATCTGTAATTATTATAATGCTCCTCATGGATTCACACAAAACCAGTATGCATAGGCACATTCTCCTCTTGCAGCAGCTCAGGAACTTTTTGCTCTTGCAGAAGTGATTCCTGGCGGAGCTGACCGGTGGGGCTGTCTGGCTGAGGGGAAAACCAGCGATCAGCTAGTGGATGTACTTCTGGAAGAAATAGGAACAAGACTACTAAAAGAGATGAATGTCTTCCCTGGACGGGTATGTGCAAGCTTTCTCCTCTGCTTGTTTCCACTGAGATTAACTGGCAATAAGAATCCTCTAGGAAAGTGGCAGAATTGCGTTCATGACTGGACTTCGTGTCTTCAATGCTCACCTTCCCATTAGTGTAACCATGGAAGAAATTAAAGCTGGGGACACTCAGCTGCAATAGAAAAGCTGAACTAGAGAGTGAGCATGTTGAAGACAGCTGAAGTAGCCACACACTGCAGCAATGCTACATGAAGGCATGCAGATCATACTAGTGGGCTAGAGCCCCTTACTAATTCTCCACTATATAGCCGAGTCAAATTAACATCTCACTGTCTGCAAATACATGACACTAGAGATCAGATATACTCAAAACTGCCTGGACACAAAGATTTTGTCAATCAAAAATCACTCATGAACTAAGTTCTAAGTTCTCACCCTGGAGTAGCTGAGACACACTGCAGAGATGCTGTCTCATAGTAGTGGAAATGAGAGCCATACAAATGGCTCCTTTTTAATGGTTTTAGGCACTAAGAATACAGCTCTGGCTGCCAGTGGGGGGAATGCCTTATCTCTAtatgtttcttttccattacTTAGGGCAAAGGGGACAAGGTTCCTGTATACCTCAGACATGTAGGCGAAGTCAAGAACAAAAAGCTGACTAAGAAGGATGTGGTGGACATCCTGAAAGACAtctggaaagagaaaattgcACTAGAACAGCAGGTTTGTCAGatgttctttctttgtaaaCAGCATTTGCTGTGACAGTCAGCCCAGCTTGAAGATTTTGGGAAAACAGGGTCTCACCCATGTCCTGCCTAGGGTTTCATCTGCATAAAGCTGCGTAAAGCATTTTAAGAACAGCCTCAGTTGGTAACCTTGTGGCCTGGCAGGTGTCCTCATGGATCTGACTCATTAATTATAACATTGTCAGGTGGATAGCTGGACTAGCACCATCCTATGCCTAAAAGGCTTCTTCTGCAGCTCCTGTTCCAGGGACAGCTGAGTACTCATGGCACAGCTCATGCCTAGTCACCACTGCAAATTCAGAAACATCCAGGAGACCACAAGTCAGCACCACTTTGATGTACAGGGCTGAAAACTACAGTGGTCCAACAGCTGTTGCAAGAGCAGCTGAGGTGTCCCTGAAGAAGCCACAAGGCAGGGTGCCCAGGGGAGGAAGCATTGCAGTCACCCTGAGCTAAATCAGCCATGCTTTTGAGTCTGAAACCTTATCAGTTGGTCTACCAACTGCTGCTATTCTGGGGTGTGATGATAACATCCTGGTCTGGAGAGCACCATGACTATGCGGTGTCTGTTCTTAGGCAATGGATGCATTAGCAAAATCTGTGCAGCCAAAGCATggccagtttttttttctttttcttttttttttttttttatgggcaggggaagggagttGATTCTAACCCATGCCAAACCATTACTAAGGTACATAGGGTTTTGTGCTCGTGCCAGAGAACAAGTGgcactgccagaaaaaaaatgaggaagcaAGGACTGAGAAACCACTTATATCATTAAACAAATGACTATGAAAGTGCTTTGGGTTTGTTACACACACAAATACTTCCCTCTTCGTTGGCCAGGGTGGGTTAGGAGTGCAGGTGGAGGCCAAAGGGGTGAGGTGTGTTCTCAGCCAAGACAGACATttggctgcctgcctggggagaTCAAGACTcagcaacagaagaaaagtaGCTGTTTAAGTACAATACCATCTCCCCAGATATCTGACAAGCCCTGTTACTGTGCCTCAGTTATGAGAACAACCTTGAGAGGCAGAGCCACTTTACAGGTTTCTTCTCTTGAGCCAGAAGCCTAGAAATATCTCTGAGGTCAGCCCCAAACAGTTTAATGTTTTCTATGGCAGCTTTCCTTTTACTTTCAGCTAGGTTTCCTGGGGAAATAGGGATGTTGCAATCACTGTCTGGCTTTACTTCTCTTCAACAACCACTCCAGGTCTGAACCCACAAGCTAAGCTCAGCTAAATCTGACAGCTAAATCTATAGCAAGTTCCTATATAATTCACAACAGTAGGCAGGAGAAAAGAGACTTTATCAGTATTCTCAGCAACAGAAGAGCTTTAGTGTGACTTCCACATGCAGGCTGTAGAGATTAAACCTAGCAGAAACATTTTGAATGACCTAATAGCAGGGAAGACTCCAGCCAGCACTAGCCCTGTTAGCAGAGGTCCACAAAAGACAACTACACACAAACAGCTGAAATCAAACTGGCAAATTTGATTTAGCTCTGCTGCTTATGGGATTTGCTTGCTTGTTATCCGCAGACAGGGAAGCGACCTGTTCTTCCCGAGTTCTTTCTCAGCTACCTCCAGAAGAGGTATGGAGACACCTCTGCCATGGAATGGTCTTACACCCTGTATGAGAACATGGGACTCTGTCCATCAAACCACGTCATGAGCTCATTCTACAACATACTCACAGGGAAGGTAGGCAACCTGCAGCCCAGTGCTGCACCTCTGTAAATCACTAAACGCACTTCAggtcaattttcttttttagaagCAACTGCAGTCCTTTTGCAGTTTTGCTTCCCTCTTGAAGGTAGTCCAAGGGATGAGAGAAAAGGCAGTTACTGATCTGTGAACCTTCCCTGTTTCACAGGTAGGTGAAGAACAGTACCACATCCAGAATCAGCTGATTTCAAACCTGCAAAAGGAGCTGGCTGCCTGCGACAGCTCAAACAGCGGATCCCTGACCAGCGAGCAGTTCAGGCAAGAGGATGACCATTGCCCACTAAGCTCTGCCCAATATGTGGTGCACGCTGGATGTTGTGATATGCTGAGTGTGTCTGCTTTGCTTATCTGTCAGCACAGCCAGGGGAGcagtttttgtctttaaaattctTGTGAGGACAGCTGTAGCAAGTCTGTACTTGTGAACTTCTGCATTAGGTTTAGAATAATGTGAATACTGCAAGTTTGGAGTAGTGAATGTGGAGATATCTGAGAATAGATGTGGGGTAGTTTACACATACAGAGAGACAGGCTGGCAGCACCTCTCCCCACcgaggctccctggggagcagTTTGAGAAGTTTCAGAACCCTACACAGTGCTCCCGTGAGCTCCTAGGACAGGTCACAAAGCATTTCTGTGAATTCCGCTACAGCTGCAGGATTTGTCAGTCTTCTCTCAGTTGATCAATCACGTGTGCTTTTTTAAGCAATAGGTAGATAAAGCATTTCTTTGGGCTATGgcacagagaagcagcagcagccatttCCAGCACTTCAGCTGGGAACACAGCTCCAGTACAGACATGCTAGCTACCAGCTAACTGATGCTCACATCGCATTCATAGATTCCCAAATGGCTGAGCATCCAATGCTCACCTGAAGCCAAAGCTCTGATGAAAACTGTGCCTTTGTTTTGTTACCTGAAGATGCCTGTACTTCTCGAAATGTGCATCCTCTTAAAAGCAATTAATTTTTGAAGATTTGGCCCATGGAATATGGGCATACTCTTGTAACCTAAAACACTGCCAGCCATACTGGCACTTGTTAACTGCTCATACTGTAACAGGATGTTGTGTTGCCTGTCTCCATACAGGATGGCTCTGAGGGAAGCTTTTCCCCTGAAAAGACGAGGTTCAATCCAAGAACTCATTGATGCAAGCAGATACCAGCTAGACAGCACTGAAGATCTCATTGACTACAAATCCTTATTCAAAGAAGTAAGCTGATGTTATCtatgttttccttttgactCAGATTTAGGCAGAGGACTTAAATGAGATTTGTCAGGTTAACTAGGTTTACCAGACTACCACAGCCTGCAGTGCTCACCGCAGGCTGTAACACCTGAAAGTAAGCTGCAGACAACTGCAGATATCTGCAGTGCAAGTCTGTGCCTTTTCTGTGATAGGAGTTTTCccatattttctctttatttacaCTTTTCTCATGAAAATTCCATTTCTAGGAAAGCTGAGTTATTTTAGCATACAATGGGGAATGGCTCCTACCCAGACtgggaaaaacacattttcagtacTAACATGCCTGCAATTTCCTTCAGGATGAAGAGGGGAACCCTGAACCTTTTGTTGCAAAGATCAGGAGTCAGTACGTCCGTGAGAAGCAGGAGTATCTGAGAGAGCTGAGGAACAACCTAGGAGACTTAAAGTAAGTATAAAGGGAACAGGCTGATGGGGACGATAGATCAGAACAATGTGTGCAAAGAGAACCCCCCAGTGGACACAAGTGTGTGGCAACTGCAGGGGCTATCACAAGGTCCCAGCTGTAAATACACAGTTGTAAATACACCTTGCTGTGCCCATGCACTGGGTCTGGTCTTGAATTGCTCCTGTGCCTGCAGTGACACCACAGAGATGCTCAAGCAGTGCAAAGGATGAGTCCCCTAACAGCAATGCTAGCATGGAGAAAGGCAAGAAAGGAGCAGGATAAAGATTCTGGAATCCACCAGGGGACTGAGCATCTATGGCATACTCTGCTCACTGCTGAAGCATGAGATGAGCAAGGGAAACCATGGTCAGACAGGAGCCTATAGCCTGACAATCAGGGAATCAGAGGGAAGCAGAGAAGAGAGGGTAGATGGGATCAACACATtagaccaggaaaaaaaaatgtggaaaggCCTAGTGGAGGTCAAGAACAGAGATACAAGTGTGCTGGAAGCCAAGATGGAAGAGGAGTAAATGGGTGGAAAGAGCAGACAGTGCTGGGAGCCTCCAGGTAAGGAGGAGTATTTGGGGGATGTGGACTGGAGGTGCTGCCAAAAACCCAGGCGTCACTACTCCCTAGTCTGGTTTTGCAAAGTAGTGAGTCAGGGAGAACAGTAGCATTTGCCAAGGAGTGGGAATAACAGCAGGAGGTGAGGTGTGGAAGGGTCAGGAAAGGAACTAAAGATGTGGAGGGTGACTCAGGATGAGAAAACTAACAAGATGAGAGTGAACAGGCTCACTGGGAGCAGCAATGGGAGAGCACAAGGCAAAGAAGAGGCAGGACAGACACAGCCTGTAAGGGATACGACAGACAGTGAGTAGAGAAGATTGCTTCAGCAATTGAAGTCTGTCTGTTGACATTCTTCAGCTCTCCAAAAACAGCAGTAAAATCCTGTATGTCCTCAGAGACTGCTTCTGAGGaatgagaaaaacaagcagGACTGACAACTGCAGACTTGAAGGTGAAAATCAGATAAATAATTCCACCTGAAAACAAGACAAGCAACATGTAGTTTTTGCTTAGAGAAGTCTTGTGCCAGGAACCAATCAATGAGGATAACACTGAAAGCGAGTTAGATGCCCAGGAAGTTAAGTACTGACAAAGGTGGGTACTGGATTAACAAGGGAAAATGTAATTATGTAACAAAGGGTATCATAAAGCACAACAGAGCAGAATTAAAGTCTTCCCAGGTTAGTAGAAATCTAACTTTTCCTAACTTCTTTTCAGTTTGAGATTTAGTACTCAACTTTATTacatgcatatttaaaaaaaaaaatactagtgGAAGCAGAGATAATATCAAAAGGTCTCTCTGCTCTGCATTTCAAGCAAAGTGGATTCTCGCTGTggcacaaatacataaatattccTTTCCCATGCCGCAGCACAGCAAATGACGAAATTGTTCTTTGAACAGAGAGGTGAATGCAGAAGACCTGAAGGCAGCCTTCTGCACGATTGATCCTGATATTGACGGTCAGACACTAGATACCTACATTGGCCTGGTCTATGAAGTTGGAAGAGAACAGACAGACCAAGAAGTTGTGCCTGTGGACACTGCACTGGAAAGACTACTTGCTGGAGATGTGAGACGCGTGGGGCCCGCAGCCAGGGAAGAAAGCAAGACAGACTGTGTAGGAGAGTACGGAGACTTCCAGTACTAAGAATAAATAGCCTGTTTGATCTTCAGTTTTTGATACAAAGCTGAGCGTCAAAGTTACTGCATTAAATACCTCTTCCATGTATGTAGAGAGACGCCTAAAAACTACCAGCTGAGATAAGATAGTTGGAACTATCAGATGCACTTTCAGCTAAAGCAAAGCCCTCTGGTACAGTTTTTCCGCTTATGCAGTCATTTCAGCTCAGCAAGACTcgcaggcagaggcagcctgaTCCCAAAAAAGGACTGACATCCTCAGGGCACTGGGGCACCACTGGGTGTTGGGCTCTTTTGTTGATGATGCAGTGACTGCTCCAACAGTCATTGCCTGAACCTGGGAGCTTCTATCAAACTCAAGGCTACAACGTGGCTGCTTTAGGGTTTTTGCAAGATAGGCCTCATGGTTGGTTCTTGGGCTCAGAGAAAGGTTTCAAAGATACATTTGCAGAGTAAGGTGCCATCAACACAATCCCTGTGCAAGTGAAAGGCAAGTTCAACCCAACCAGGTTTGCTGTCACGTCTTTCCCCAAGCAGATTTTTATCCTGAGGTAGCTGCTGTTGTCCTGTATGAAGTCACTCTGAAAGAAATTCAAGTGATGCCTCAAGAGTAGGTTTAACCAACTCTGAGCTGAAAAAATAATCCTAGTACAGAAACATTGAAGTCTGCTTCCTGCTTCAAGGAAGATACCACATGAATTTTGGTAACTGTCTTTCCAACCACTGACACCAATTAATTTTTCCTGTTCATTAGTGCCCTCCCTCTCCAGCAAGGGGAATAATACAGGTTCTTGAAACTAAAACCCCGTTGGAAAGAGCTCTGCTACCTAAATTGCTGAATAAGTGGAGCAAACAAACTCAAGCCTATTAGTCTCAtagtttaaaaagcaagaaaaagcaaagctgaattCAGAAGATACCTTCCTAACAAAGTGCTAGTTTCATGAGCAGTTGCAAAGGGATTCCTGCAAATACTGATGGCATTTGTAAACTGGAAACGTATCATAGCCAGTATGACAAAGTAAGTACCACTGGGTCTGTGAAGTCCCTGGGATTTCTTCCTTGAATACTGGATTTGGTGCTATGTACTTCCAACTCAAACTGCAAAATACCCAAAATGGAACTATAAAAGCACTGAAAAGGGAAATGCATCATCTCGCTAGAAATCAAATGCTCTAACTGCACATATCTCTAGGAGTATTCTGGAAAGAATAGCTGTAACATGAAAAAATTCAGTGCATCTAAAAAGAGCAGGGAATTTAAACACAGAGGATAAGTTTGGTAGATTAACATCAAATTTGCAAAGCTCCTCAAGAAAGCACTGGGCTACAGAGAGCAAGAATCACTTGTTTTGCTTTACCCAAGGACTTCAGATTCCAAAAAGTTAAACACATGGCCCTGTAACCAGGGGTTCTTTCTTTTGTCCTTCCAGTTACATTGTTAGCACATTAAAGATGGCAATCTGTCCCTAAAAGTCTTGAGTTTAGTTAGCTAGAGCAACAGAACACTTTTCAACAGAAGAGAGAACGGATAAGGAATCTTACCTCTTCATTTTACAACAGGAACCAACAACTTCCTGGGATGTTCTCCCTATTCTCTCCTTAAATGCTCTTCAGAAAACAGGGCTCTTGCATGTTTCAGcaacagagaaaaaggaagctgaaaatTCATTAATATTTCAGATCAAGATTTTCAAGCCCTGGCATGCAAAGCCTCAAGCACACACTAAAAAAGTCACATAATGGcagaaaatgaatattaaaaaggtACTAATTTTGTAATATGTCAGTTAAGACAAAGCTATTTCCTTATAGCTGTTGAAAAAATAGCCATCTTTTCTATATTAATggaattactttaaaaaaaaaaaaaaaaacttgaaaatgaCCGACCTTTGTGTCGGTACTGCCTGCCAAAAAAAGA contains:
- the TSNAXIP1 gene encoding translin-associated factor X-interacting protein 1 isoform X1, with product MHPNSLKSVLPKKHKAPSFQLSARGRWSTWPAFASGQTVLKNHKPCCAPEERMPSNKQALLTIPKPRYLEQLESYLRKELQYLDLTQRNAQELRLQPYREIFEFFIDNFKTYKPLLSAIKNEYEATLAHQKETIRALEPLKAMVTTVSEECSQQILALQEKEKVEINMLKQEKQHLLKFIDDMKEEKSSLQTQVERLQTSVAEEYTRYLNEHGARKLLLAKLNDMHNEQLNVKQRQVQDVKGEDVVKLTLALKIARQDLTKTQVKLNAMIADYGDVVPRREFESLEKKYSDLQQEMETLKKDFDQLHKEYQTLLEIQRETAEERDNFFTELQQAQRSCTPRPNWAKCSEVIPGGADRWGCLAEGKTSDQLVDVLLEEIGTRLLKEMNVFPGRGKGDKVPVYLRHVGEVKNKKLTKKDVVDILKDIWKEKIALEQQTGKRPVLPEFFLSYLQKRYGDTSAMEWSYTLYENMGLCPSNHVMSSFYNILTGKVGEEQYHIQNQLISNLQKELAACDSSNSGSLTSEQFRMALREAFPLKRRGSIQELIDASRYQLDSTEDLIDYKSLFKEDEEGNPEPFVAKIRSQYVREKQEYLRELRNNLGDLKEVNAEDLKAAFCTIDPDIDGQTLDTYIGLVYEVGREQTDQEVVPVDTALERLLAGDVRRVGPAAREESKTDCVGEYGDFQY
- the TSNAXIP1 gene encoding translin-associated factor X-interacting protein 1 isoform X2, with protein sequence MHPNSLKSVLPKKHKAPSFQLSARGRWSTWPAFASGQTVLKNHKPCCAPEERMPSNKQALLTIPKPRYLEQLESYLRKELQYLDLTQRNAQELRLQPYREIFEFFIDNFKTYKPLLSAIKNEYEATLAHQKETIRALEPLKAMVTTVSEECSQQILALQEKEKVEINMLKQEKQHLLKFIDDMKEEKSSLQTQVERLQTSVAEEYTRYLNEHGARKLLLAKLNDMHNEQLNVKQRQVQDVKGEDVVKLTLALKIARQDLTKTQVKLNAMIADYGDVVPRREFESLEKKYSDLQQEMETLKKDFDQLHKEYQTLLEIQRETAEERDNFFTELQQAQRSCTPRPNWAKCSEVIPGGADRWGCLAEGKTSDQLVDVLLEEIGTRLLKEMNVFPGRTGKRPVLPEFFLSYLQKRYGDTSAMEWSYTLYENMGLCPSNHVMSSFYNILTGKVGEEQYHIQNQLISNLQKELAACDSSNSGSLTSEQFRMALREAFPLKRRGSIQELIDASRYQLDSTEDLIDYKSLFKEDEEGNPEPFVAKIRSQYVREKQEYLRELRNNLGDLKEVNAEDLKAAFCTIDPDIDGQTLDTYIGLVYEVGREQTDQEVVPVDTALERLLAGDVRRVGPAAREESKTDCVGEYGDFQY
- the TSNAXIP1 gene encoding translin-associated factor X-interacting protein 1 isoform X3, which codes for MPSNKQALLTIPKPRYLEQLESYLRKELQYLDLTQRNAQELRLQPYREIFEFFIDNFKTYKPLLSAIKNEYEATLAHQKETIRALEPLKAMVTTVSEECSQQILALQEKEKVEINMLKQEKQHLLKFIDDMKEEKSSLQTQVERLQTSVAEEYTRYLNEHGARKLLLAKLNDMHNEQLNVKQRQVQDVKGEDVVKLTLALKIARQDLTKTQVKLNAMIADYGDVVPRREFESLEKKYSDLQQEMETLKKDFDQLHKEYQTLLEIQRETAEERDNFFTELQQAQRSCTPRPNWAKCSEVIPGGADRWGCLAEGKTSDQLVDVLLEEIGTRLLKEMNVFPGRGKGDKVPVYLRHVGEVKNKKLTKKDVVDILKDIWKEKIALEQQTGKRPVLPEFFLSYLQKRYGDTSAMEWSYTLYENMGLCPSNHVMSSFYNILTGKVGEEQYHIQNQLISNLQKELAACDSSNSGSLTSEQFRMALREAFPLKRRGSIQELIDASRYQLDSTEDLIDYKSLFKEDEEGNPEPFVAKIRSQYVREKQEYLRELRNNLGDLKEVNAEDLKAAFCTIDPDIDGQTLDTYIGLVYEVGREQTDQEVVPVDTALERLLAGDVRRVGPAAREESKTDCVGEYGDFQY